The Vicia villosa cultivar HV-30 ecotype Madison, WI linkage group LG1, Vvil1.0, whole genome shotgun sequence genome includes a region encoding these proteins:
- the LOC131606072 gene encoding 14 kDa proline-rich protein DC2.15-like — translation MNSSRSSTLVLFSIINMLFFVMANGCFFCPKPNPNPNPFPYPNTSPSTKSCPRDALKLGVCANLLNGPIGAIVGSPPEHPCCSILEGLVDLEVAVCLCTAIKANILGININIPISLSLILNACEKSPPSDFQCS, via the coding sequence ATGAACTCTTCTAGATCTTCAACCCTAGTTCTTTTTTCCATCATCAACATGCTTTTCTTTGTAATGGCAAATGGTTGCTTCTTTTGTCCAAaaccaaaccctaaccctaacccaTTTCCCTACCCAAACACAAGTCCTTCCACTAAGAGTTGTCCTAGAGATGCACTCAAATTAGGAGTATGTGCTAACTTGCTTAATGGACCAATTGGTGCAATTGTTGGGTCACCACCAGAACATCCTTGTTGTTCTATTTTAGAAGGACTAGTTGATCTTGAAGTTGCGGTTTGTCTTTGTACTGCCATTAAAGCTAACATTCTTGGCATTAACATTAATATTCCTATTTCACTTAGTTTGATCCTTAATGCTTGTGAGAAGAGTCCACCCAGTGATTTTCAGTGCTCTTAA